A DNA window from Halomicrobium mukohataei DSM 12286 contains the following coding sequences:
- a CDS encoding 2Fe-2S iron-sulfur cluster-binding protein translates to MTEYTVEFVGTGEEITVSEKETILSRCLEEGIAQEYSCRVGMCLACSAEIVDGDVVQPAARGLTEEERDGYALTCMARPASDLKLDRGKYPPSIEAAGSADAAGDEQAAADD, encoded by the coding sequence ATGACCGAGTACACCGTGGAGTTCGTGGGGACCGGCGAGGAGATCACGGTCTCGGAGAAGGAGACGATCCTGAGCCGGTGTCTCGAAGAGGGGATCGCACAGGAGTACTCCTGTCGCGTGGGGATGTGTCTGGCCTGTTCGGCGGAGATCGTCGACGGCGACGTCGTCCAGCCCGCCGCACGAGGACTCACCGAGGAAGAGCGGGACGGCTACGCGCTGACCTGTATGGCGCGGCCGGCTTCGGACCTCAAACTCGACCGCGGGAAGTACCCGCCCAGTATCGAGGCGGCGGGTTCGGCCGACGCGGCCGGCGACGAGCAGGCGGCCGCCGACGACTGA
- a CDS encoding phosphoadenosine phosphosulfate reductase family protein yields the protein MAAFPDYLDVDYTDGEGETPEDYPSINHKIEKAIEVTKEGLEQYENPVVMWTGGKDSTLTLYFVKEVADRFDLEVPPVVFIDHYQHFDELIEFVEHWADEWDLEVIWARNTDIGDYVDENGLDPGDDIPIDALSEHNQHHVREILEYEEDSFPFLLDTYVGNHLLKTVALNDAIEEHDVDGIISGIRWDEQESRADETFFSPRHDPDIYPPHDRIQTILQFDEAAVWDAFWNFVVPDTVEGFPEEGYVPETDDDLPEGIEQDDIPVSPKYFAGFRSLGSEVSTDKAAQEPAWQQDLEGTTERAGRAQDKEDLMERLRDLGYM from the coding sequence ATGGCAGCATTCCCAGACTACCTCGACGTCGACTACACCGACGGCGAGGGCGAGACGCCGGAGGACTACCCGTCGATCAACCACAAGATCGAGAAGGCCATCGAAGTCACCAAGGAAGGCCTCGAACAGTACGAGAACCCGGTCGTCATGTGGACCGGCGGCAAGGACTCGACGCTGACGCTGTACTTCGTCAAGGAGGTCGCCGACCGCTTCGACCTCGAAGTCCCGCCGGTCGTCTTCATCGACCACTACCAGCACTTCGACGAGCTCATCGAGTTCGTCGAGCACTGGGCCGACGAGTGGGACCTCGAAGTCATCTGGGCTCGCAACACCGACATCGGCGACTACGTCGACGAGAACGGACTCGATCCGGGCGACGACATCCCAATCGACGCCCTCTCGGAGCACAACCAGCACCACGTCCGCGAGATCCTCGAGTACGAGGAAGACAGCTTCCCCTTCCTGCTCGACACCTACGTCGGCAACCACCTGCTGAAGACGGTCGCGCTCAACGACGCCATCGAGGAGCACGACGTCGACGGCATCATCTCGGGCATCCGCTGGGACGAACAGGAGTCCCGCGCCGACGAGACGTTCTTCTCGCCGCGCCACGACCCGGACATCTACCCGCCACACGACCGCATCCAGACGATCCTCCAGTTCGACGAGGCCGCCGTCTGGGACGCCTTCTGGAACTTCGTCGTGCCCGACACCGTCGAAGGGTTCCCCGAGGAAGGCTACGTTCCGGAAACGGACGACGACCTGCCCGAGGGCATCGAGCAGGACGACATCCCCGTCTCGCCGAAGTACTTCGCCGGGTTCCGCTCGCTCGGCTCCGAAGTCTCGACCGACAAGGCAGCCCAGGAGCCCGCCTGGCAGCAGGACCTCGAAGGAACGACCGAGCGCGCCGGCCGCGCCCAGGACAAAGAAGACCTGATGGAGCGCCTGCGCGATCTGGGCTACATGTAG
- a CDS encoding FHA domain-containing serine/threonine-protein kinase produces the protein MTTFEAGDLVAGQYRIQGEAGSGGFAVAYEAIDEDSGDTVAVKVPNYAGSSNDRDVIEQYFLKEADALETVRAAGGNDNVMDLIERTDEGDTPVLVVQFVDGYELDDAIDRVGPLDPPEVRRVGIGLCDAMSFLHENDIVYRDLKPDNIMLAGQDHPILIDFNTATGFDGTDADDAGTTILGPYKPREIAEASDAEDGQGPWSDVYSIGKILLFLLKGTVPKKDGVDPRDFGVDCPTYLAEIIARATQTDYRDRYPNATSMKYVLEAKDPSPPPQASLEALGEDRSFTVHPGDTIGRDGGATTPSITLDDADEHVSPIHVRFDTSNDEAIWRLEDHSLNGTYVNTQTGWQRLLQPGGKELLEARGGDPTDRNGEDPPSEHALGDGDLIALVHPSYGTTFEFNVSQT, from the coding sequence ATGACGACGTTCGAAGCGGGCGATCTCGTCGCCGGCCAGTATCGCATCCAGGGCGAGGCCGGCAGCGGCGGTTTCGCGGTCGCCTACGAGGCGATCGACGAGGACAGCGGCGACACGGTCGCGGTGAAGGTTCCCAACTACGCCGGCTCCAGCAACGACCGGGACGTGATCGAGCAGTACTTCCTGAAAGAGGCCGACGCGCTCGAAACCGTCCGGGCGGCGGGGGGCAACGACAACGTGATGGACCTGATCGAGCGCACCGACGAGGGCGACACCCCGGTGCTGGTCGTCCAGTTCGTCGACGGCTACGAGCTGGACGACGCCATCGACCGCGTCGGACCGCTCGATCCCCCGGAGGTCCGGCGGGTCGGGATCGGGCTCTGTGACGCGATGAGCTTCCTCCACGAGAACGACATCGTCTACCGGGACCTCAAGCCCGACAACATCATGCTCGCCGGACAGGACCACCCGATCTTGATCGACTTCAACACGGCGACTGGGTTCGACGGGACCGACGCCGACGACGCCGGAACGACGATTCTCGGGCCGTACAAGCCCCGAGAGATCGCCGAAGCCAGCGACGCCGAGGACGGGCAGGGCCCGTGGTCGGACGTGTACTCGATCGGGAAGATCCTCCTGTTCTTGCTCAAAGGGACCGTCCCGAAGAAAGACGGCGTCGACCCTCGGGACTTCGGCGTCGACTGCCCGACGTACCTCGCGGAGATCATCGCCCGCGCGACACAGACCGACTACCGGGATCGCTACCCCAACGCGACCTCGATGAAGTACGTGCTGGAGGCCAAAGACCCCAGTCCGCCGCCACAGGCGAGCCTGGAGGCGCTCGGCGAAGACCGGTCGTTCACCGTCCACCCCGGCGACACGATCGGCCGGGACGGCGGCGCGACGACGCCGTCGATCACGCTCGACGACGCCGACGAGCACGTCTCTCCGATCCACGTTCGCTTCGATACGAGCAACGACGAGGCGATCTGGCGACTGGAGGACCACAGCCTCAACGGGACCTACGTCAACACCCAGACCGGCTGGCAGCGACTCCTCCAGCCCGGCGGCAAGGAGCTACTGGAAGCGCGTGGCGGCGATCCGACCGACAGAAACGGCGAGGATCCGCCCAGCGAGCACGCGCTCGGGGACGGCGACCTCATCGCGCTCGTCCACCCGAGCTACGGAACGACATTCGAGTTCAACGTCTCTCAGACATGA
- a CDS encoding geranylgeranyl reductase family protein — MTTHEYDVAVVGAGTSGCYAAATLAHEGYDVVIAERKDAQEAGHIACGDALKGASNFPTAIPKSQIEGAFTNTGVDHGRFEIPEEDTVLEIPVPGELAVIDRWEYGRLLIEGAEQAGVEFHYDTVVQDVRQDDDGRVTGLEAIRKGDHASYEAELVVDAAGALSIIQEKATLDSATFDTNVRYSQFCSAYREIVETEEPVPWDDALVFKPAKRAAGYVWYFPRTDTEINVGLGFQMTEDEPMELVDDLKQDLQGRSEFENAEVQDKLGAALPTRRPYDSAVAPGFMAVGDAAGHVNPTTGGGIAGAAYAGQYAGEQAIEAMEAGRVDEEAALWEYNERVMDHFGARYAALDVYNIFTTAYDVDDLMGLLAAMPANKIADALYSGSADMGLGLKLKTAIKSFGHWGTIYDLYKTKQLADRLLEHYESYPSSPSEFDRWQSERDDLMDEIYAVTGADPKY, encoded by the coding sequence ATGACCACCCACGAGTACGACGTGGCCGTCGTCGGCGCGGGCACGTCGGGCTGTTACGCCGCAGCGACGCTCGCCCACGAGGGCTACGACGTCGTCATCGCCGAGCGCAAGGACGCCCAGGAGGCGGGCCACATCGCCTGTGGCGACGCGCTGAAGGGGGCCTCGAACTTCCCGACGGCGATCCCGAAGTCCCAGATCGAGGGCGCGTTCACGAACACCGGCGTCGACCACGGCCGGTTCGAGATCCCCGAAGAGGACACGGTCCTGGAGATCCCGGTCCCCGGCGAGCTGGCCGTCATCGATCGCTGGGAGTACGGCCGACTACTCATCGAGGGTGCCGAGCAGGCCGGCGTCGAATTCCACTACGACACCGTCGTCCAGGACGTACGGCAGGACGACGACGGCCGCGTGACCGGGCTGGAGGCGATCCGGAAGGGCGACCACGCGAGCTACGAGGCCGAACTGGTCGTCGACGCCGCGGGGGCGCTGTCGATCATCCAGGAGAAGGCGACGCTCGATTCGGCGACCTTCGACACGAACGTCAGGTACTCGCAGTTCTGCTCGGCCTACCGGGAGATCGTCGAGACCGAAGAGCCGGTGCCGTGGGACGACGCCCTCGTGTTCAAGCCTGCCAAGCGTGCGGCGGGATACGTCTGGTACTTCCCGCGGACCGACACCGAGATCAACGTCGGCCTGGGGTTCCAGATGACCGAAGACGAGCCGATGGAGTTAGTCGACGACCTCAAGCAGGACCTCCAGGGCCGTTCGGAGTTCGAGAACGCCGAGGTACAGGACAAGCTCGGCGCTGCGCTGCCGACTCGCCGTCCGTACGACTCGGCGGTCGCACCGGGCTTTATGGCCGTCGGCGACGCGGCCGGCCACGTCAATCCGACGACCGGCGGGGGCATCGCCGGGGCGGCCTACGCAGGCCAGTACGCGGGCGAGCAGGCCATCGAAGCCATGGAGGCCGGACGGGTCGACGAGGAGGCGGCGCTGTGGGAGTACAACGAGCGCGTGATGGACCACTTCGGCGCGCGCTACGCCGCCCTGGACGTGTACAACATCTTCACGACGGCATACGACGTGGACGATCTGATGGGCCTGCTCGCCGCGATGCCGGCCAACAAGATCGCCGACGCGCTGTACTCGGGCTCGGCCGACATGGGGCTGGGACTGAAGCTCAAGACCGCGATCAAGAGCTTCGGCCACTGGGGCACGATCTACGACCTCTACAAGACCAAACAGCTCGCCGACCGACTCCTCGAACACTACGAGTCCTATCCGTCGAGTCCCTCGGAATTCGACCGCTGGCAGTCCGAGCGCGACGACCTGATGGACGAGATCTACGCCGTCACCGGTGCGGATCCGAAGTACTGA
- a CDS encoding DUF7110 family protein has protein sequence MTSRVYRLHSTLELPLEDTYDLFEEPDLPPEIADVEITRRNNTLIISAVSADDTISKYTPTAQLKASVTENRVYEEDPEEMDGPGPGPNSGGGSPQWGSFEEEEEEIPSELVEYACFKGDLETVLQNTALQYPMFQVLCEVAKNAEKGTLTAIVCVDESLEAVRIVDGEELPATINVVEEPRDDAENESVDWRNNEFIS, from the coding sequence ATGACCAGCCGTGTATACAGACTTCATTCGACACTCGAACTGCCACTCGAAGACACGTACGACCTCTTCGAGGAACCCGATCTTCCCCCCGAAATCGCCGACGTCGAGATCACGCGGCGGAACAACACGCTGATCATCAGCGCTGTCTCGGCCGACGACACGATCAGCAAGTACACGCCGACGGCCCAGTTGAAGGCCAGCGTCACGGAGAATCGGGTCTACGAGGAAGATCCCGAAGAGATGGACGGACCCGGACCCGGTCCCAACAGCGGTGGTGGCAGTCCCCAGTGGGGTTCATTCGAGGAGGAAGAAGAAGAGATCCCGTCGGAGCTGGTCGAGTACGCCTGCTTCAAGGGCGACCTCGAAACGGTCCTCCAGAACACGGCCCTGCAGTATCCGATGTTCCAGGTCCTCTGTGAAGTCGCGAAAAACGCCGAGAAAGGCACTCTTACCGCGATCGTCTGTGTCGACGAGAGCCTCGAAGCGGTCCGGATCGTCGACGGCGAGGAACTCCCTGCGACGATCAACGTCGTCGAGGAACCCCGCGACGACGCCGAAAACGAGAGCGTCGACTGGCGCAACAACGAGTTCATCAGCTGA
- a CDS encoding amidohydrolase, whose translation MDDSQYERLRTLRRDLHRHPEPAWREFYTTARLVEVLEPTADELIVGPDFLDADDRLSVPEEATLAEWRERALDAGADRDTVEHLEDGQTGLLAVLERGEGPTVGLRVDIDGLPREESDDPDHEPVAEGFRSETGAMHACGHDAHAAIGVGVFEAIADSDFTGTLKVLFQPAEEIIGGAKAVSHRHLDDIDALLAVHIGLDHPTGEVVAGVTDFLAVSQFHAEFTGEPAHAGGHPAQGTNAVQAMAAAVQNLYAIPRNEDGPTRINAGVVEGGTASNIIPEHASIEGEVRGETTELMAYMRERANDVIEHAAGMHGCEYAVERTGEAPSATNDEELVSLGYDVAEGIPGVDSRLRTAPLGGSEDATVLMRRVQETGGTAAYVGVGTDHPGGHHTATFDVDEPSLAIGVDWLSETVREIADEDD comes from the coding sequence ATGGACGACTCGCAGTACGAGCGACTCAGGACGTTACGACGCGACCTCCACCGACACCCAGAGCCCGCCTGGCGGGAGTTCTACACGACGGCCCGTCTCGTCGAGGTGCTGGAACCCACCGCGGACGAGCTGATCGTCGGCCCCGACTTTCTCGACGCCGACGACCGTCTGAGCGTTCCCGAGGAGGCGACGCTGGCCGAGTGGCGCGAGCGCGCCCTCGATGCCGGCGCGGACCGCGACACCGTCGAGCACCTCGAAGACGGACAGACCGGGCTCCTGGCCGTCCTGGAGCGCGGCGAGGGGCCGACGGTCGGGCTGCGGGTCGACATCGACGGACTCCCCCGCGAGGAGTCGGACGACCCCGACCACGAACCCGTCGCCGAGGGCTTCCGCTCGGAGACCGGTGCGATGCACGCCTGCGGCCACGACGCCCACGCTGCCATCGGCGTCGGCGTCTTCGAAGCGATCGCCGACAGCGATTTCACCGGGACGCTGAAGGTGCTCTTCCAGCCCGCAGAGGAGATCATCGGCGGTGCAAAAGCCGTCAGCCACCGGCACCTCGACGACATCGACGCGCTGCTGGCGGTACACATCGGGCTCGACCACCCGACCGGCGAGGTCGTCGCTGGCGTGACGGACTTCCTGGCGGTCAGCCAGTTCCACGCCGAGTTCACGGGCGAGCCGGCCCACGCGGGTGGCCACCCCGCACAGGGTACGAACGCCGTGCAGGCGATGGCGGCGGCCGTCCAGAACCTCTACGCCATCCCGCGCAACGAAGACGGTCCGACGCGGATCAACGCGGGTGTCGTCGAGGGCGGGACGGCCTCGAACATCATCCCCGAACACGCGAGCATCGAGGGCGAGGTCAGAGGAGAGACGACAGAACTGATGGCGTACATGCGCGAGCGCGCGAACGACGTGATCGAACACGCCGCCGGAATGCACGGCTGTGAGTACGCCGTCGAGCGCACCGGCGAAGCGCCCAGCGCGACCAACGACGAGGAACTCGTCTCGCTTGGCTACGATGTCGCCGAGGGGATTCCCGGCGTCGACTCGCGGCTCCGGACCGCGCCACTCGGCGGCAGCGAGGACGCGACGGTGCTCATGCGACGCGTCCAGGAGACGGGCGGCACTGCGGCCTACGTCGGTGTCGGCACCGACCACCCCGGCGGCCACCACACCGCGACGTTCGACGTGGACGAGCCGTCGCTGGCGATCGGCGTCGACTGGCTCTCGGAGACGGTACGCGAGATCGCAGACGAAGACGACTGA
- a CDS encoding beta-CASP ribonuclease aCPSF1, which translates to MSTVDKQLETVRETIDEVVPREITISDVTYEGPELVIYTRDPKQFARNGDLVRRLASELRKRISVRPDPDVLTPPSRAEEAIRKAVPDEAEISELDFHADTGEVLIKATKPGVVIGQSGETLRKITQRVGWTPEVVRTPPIESATVQNVRNLLQQERDERRDVLERVGRQIHREPMSDDEYVRITMLGGCREVGRNAFILSTPESRVLIDCGDVPGSSQQPYLEIPEAFGAGANGIDAVVLTHAHLDHSGLVPLLFEYGYDGPIYCTEPTRDLLGLLTLDALDATTGEGHAPPYDSERVRDAIKHTITLEYGDVTDIAPDIKLTLHDAGHALGSAVTHFHIGDGLYNVAFSGDIHYDDTRLFEGATNEFPRVETLVLESTYGGRNDYQTDREDAERKLLELVRETHDRDGTVVVPSPAVGRSQELMLVLEAAMRAGDIPEMPIYLDGMIWEATAVHTTYPEFLREDLRDRIFDEADNPFLADAFEPVDGDADRAALADGEPGIVLAPDGMVTGGPVHSWLEHLAGDADSTLAMLGYQASGTLGRRIRNGWDDLPIGDGGETVSLDMRVESVDGFSGHADRQGLENFVRTMNPSPEKVLCVHGDESATQDLSSALYHDHNLRTFSPKNLETFRFV; encoded by the coding sequence ATGAGTACGGTAGACAAGCAACTCGAAACGGTGCGTGAAACGATCGACGAAGTCGTTCCTCGCGAGATCACGATCTCCGACGTGACCTACGAGGGGCCCGAACTGGTCATCTACACCCGCGATCCAAAGCAGTTCGCGCGCAACGGTGATCTGGTGCGCCGACTGGCCAGCGAGCTTCGGAAGCGAATCTCCGTCCGGCCCGACCCGGACGTGCTGACGCCGCCGTCCCGTGCAGAGGAGGCGATCAGGAAGGCCGTGCCCGACGAAGCCGAGATCTCGGAGCTGGACTTCCACGCCGACACCGGCGAGGTCCTGATCAAGGCGACGAAGCCGGGCGTCGTCATCGGCCAGAGCGGCGAGACCCTCCGGAAGATCACCCAGCGGGTCGGCTGGACCCCCGAGGTCGTCCGGACCCCGCCGATCGAGTCGGCGACGGTCCAGAACGTCCGGAACCTCCTCCAGCAGGAACGTGACGAGCGCCGAGACGTGCTCGAACGCGTGGGCCGGCAGATCCACCGCGAGCCGATGTCCGACGACGAGTACGTCCGGATCACGATGCTCGGGGGCTGTCGAGAGGTCGGCCGCAACGCCTTCATCCTCTCGACGCCCGAGTCGCGCGTCCTGATCGACTGTGGCGACGTGCCCGGCTCCTCCCAACAGCCGTATCTGGAGATCCCGGAAGCGTTCGGTGCCGGCGCGAACGGTATCGACGCGGTCGTGCTGACCCACGCGCACCTCGATCACTCTGGGCTCGTCCCGCTGCTCTTCGAGTACGGCTACGACGGCCCGATCTACTGTACCGAGCCGACCCGTGATCTGCTCGGCCTGTTGACCCTCGACGCGCTCGACGCGACGACGGGTGAGGGCCACGCACCGCCCTACGACTCCGAGCGCGTTCGAGACGCCATCAAGCACACCATCACGCTTGAGTACGGCGACGTGACCGACATCGCACCCGACATCAAGCTGACGCTGCACGACGCCGGCCACGCGCTCGGGTCGGCCGTCACGCACTTCCACATCGGCGACGGGCTCTACAACGTCGCCTTCTCCGGAGACATCCACTACGACGACACGCGGCTGTTCGAGGGCGCGACCAACGAGTTCCCCCGCGTGGAGACGCTCGTCCTGGAGTCGACCTACGGCGGTCGCAACGACTACCAGACCGACCGAGAGGACGCCGAGCGCAAGCTCCTCGAACTCGTCCGGGAGACCCACGATCGGGACGGGACGGTCGTCGTCCCCTCGCCAGCGGTCGGCCGCTCCCAGGAGCTCATGCTCGTCCTCGAAGCGGCGATGCGGGCCGGCGACATCCCCGAGATGCCGATCTACCTCGACGGGATGATCTGGGAGGCGACGGCGGTTCACACCACCTACCCCGAGTTCCTGCGCGAGGACCTGCGGGACCGTATCTTCGACGAGGCGGACAACCCCTTCCTCGCGGACGCCTTCGAGCCCGTCGACGGCGACGCCGATCGGGCCGCGCTGGCCGACGGCGAGCCCGGGATCGTCCTCGCACCCGACGGGATGGTCACCGGCGGGCCGGTCCACTCGTGGCTCGAACACCTCGCGGGCGACGCTGACTCGACGCTCGCGATGCTTGGCTACCAGGCCAGTGGCACGCTCGGCCGTCGCATCCGGAACGGCTGGGACGACCTCCCGATCGGCGACGGCGGCGAGACCGTATCACTCGACATGCGCGTCGAGAGCGTCGACGGCTTCTCGGGCCACGCCGACCGACAGGGACTGGAGAACTTCGTCCGGACGATGAACCCCAGCCCCGAGAAAGTCCTCTGTGTCCACGGCGACGAGTCCGCGACACAGGACCTCTCGTCTGCCCTGTATCACGACCACAATCTCCGGACGTTCTCCCCGAAGAACCTCGAAACGTTCCGGTTCGTGTAG
- a CDS encoding vWA domain-containing protein, with protein sequence MASIETSVNRPNVPADGTTVTAEIDVEPGEQETDVRRHIALCIDTSGSMEGDNIKRARDGAAWVFGLLADEDYVSIVAFDTEATVILPATRWSDLDRQTAMDHVEELTAGGGTDMYNGLKAAKETLSSSATGPDTVKRLLLLSDGKDNERTPDEFEGLAEAIDDAGIRIQSAGIGTDYNEATIRTLGTAGRGTWTHLEAPGDIEDFFGEAVEQAGSVVAPDAHLDLDVAPGVEVSEVYRALPQAQEVSPEWEANATRVKLPDLIERESQRVVLKIHAPPREPGSEEVLADVQLSARGDTASDQIGVEYTDEQEKLAEHNESVDIDHKQTVIRTELGKGNVEAAETKVEQMTVIHGEDAEAVQEAERQTEIVKEGGRAEQSQATQIVDSDDGIQ encoded by the coding sequence ATGGCATCTATCGAGACGAGCGTCAATCGGCCGAACGTACCGGCCGACGGCACGACCGTGACCGCCGAGATCGACGTCGAGCCGGGAGAACAGGAGACGGACGTGCGACGCCACATCGCGCTCTGTATCGACACGAGCGGGTCGATGGAGGGTGACAACATCAAACGCGCTCGCGACGGCGCTGCGTGGGTCTTCGGGCTGTTGGCCGACGAGGACTACGTGAGTATCGTCGCGTTCGACACCGAGGCGACGGTGATCCTGCCCGCGACACGGTGGTCGGATCTCGACCGCCAGACGGCGATGGACCACGTCGAGGAGCTGACTGCCGGCGGCGGCACCGACATGTACAACGGGCTCAAGGCCGCCAAGGAGACGCTGTCGTCCTCCGCGACCGGGCCCGACACGGTCAAGCGACTCCTCTTGCTCTCGGACGGCAAGGACAACGAACGCACGCCCGACGAGTTCGAGGGGCTGGCCGAAGCCATCGACGACGCCGGGATCCGGATCCAGTCGGCCGGGATCGGGACCGACTACAACGAGGCCACGATCCGGACGCTCGGGACGGCCGGGCGCGGGACGTGGACCCACCTCGAAGCGCCCGGCGACATCGAGGACTTCTTCGGCGAGGCCGTCGAGCAGGCCGGCTCCGTCGTCGCGCCGGACGCCCACCTCGACCTCGACGTGGCCCCCGGCGTCGAGGTCAGCGAGGTGTATCGCGCGCTCCCGCAGGCCCAGGAAGTCTCGCCCGAGTGGGAGGCAAACGCCACCCGGGTCAAGCTCCCCGACCTGATCGAACGGGAGAGCCAGCGGGTCGTCCTCAAGATCCACGCGCCGCCCCGCGAGCCCGGCAGCGAGGAGGTGCTCGCGGACGTACAGCTCTCGGCCCGCGGCGACACCGCCAGCGACCAGATCGGCGTCGAGTACACGGACGAACAGGAGAAGCTGGCCGAGCACAACGAGTCCGTCGACATCGACCACAAACAGACCGTCATCCGGACGGAGCTCGGCAAGGGCAACGTCGAGGCCGCGGAGACGAAAGTCGAGCAGATGACAGTGATCCACGGCGAGGACGCCGAGGCGGTCCAGGAGGCCGAGCGCCAGACCGAGATCGTCAAAGAGGGCGGTCGTGCCGAACAGAGCCAGGCGACCCAGATCGTCGACAGCGACGACGGCATCCAGTGA
- the proS gene encoding proline--tRNA ligase: MSEEQELGITESKEHSPGEWYAEVVQKAGLADYAPMGGFIVTRPRGYAIWEQIQTHLDGWFKDTGVQNAYFPMFIPESYLEREKDIVEGFDPEVAWVTHGGNEELEERLAVRPTSESIIAPFLAQWTRSHRDLPLRINQWCSVVRWEATETKPFFRTKEFLWQEGHTAHRDEDDAWEETMTRLDQYEKLYEDVLAMPPLKGRKPEHDKFPGAHTTTTVETLMPDGKSVQAATSHYLGTSFAEAFDITYVDEDEEEETAHTTSWGLSWRAMGALIMTHSDDQGLVLPPTLAPKQVVVVPIWQEDTKDEVLEYAADVAAELDEAGVRVHFDDRDHRNPGFKYNDWELKGVPLRVEIGPNEVEDEELTLSHRPDGESITESRDGLETTVRDHLDEVFAKLYASAEETLEGEIREATSREEILGTIGQHGGYVKCGWCGDEDCEEPIKEAIAAEIVMVPLDRDEEPIHEECAICGENAEETAYFAKSY; the protein is encoded by the coding sequence ATGAGCGAAGAGCAGGAACTCGGGATCACGGAGAGCAAGGAACACAGTCCCGGCGAGTGGTACGCGGAGGTCGTCCAGAAGGCCGGTCTCGCGGACTACGCGCCGATGGGCGGATTCATCGTCACGCGCCCGCGTGGCTACGCCATCTGGGAGCAGATCCAGACCCACCTCGACGGGTGGTTCAAGGACACCGGCGTCCAGAACGCCTACTTCCCGATGTTCATCCCCGAGAGCTACCTCGAACGGGAGAAAGACATCGTCGAAGGGTTCGACCCCGAGGTCGCGTGGGTGACCCACGGCGGCAACGAGGAACTCGAAGAGCGACTCGCCGTGCGTCCGACGAGCGAGTCCATCATCGCGCCGTTCCTCGCCCAGTGGACGCGCTCGCACCGCGACCTGCCGCTGCGGATCAACCAGTGGTGTTCGGTCGTCCGGTGGGAGGCCACCGAGACGAAGCCGTTCTTCCGCACGAAGGAGTTCCTCTGGCAGGAGGGCCACACCGCCCACCGCGACGAGGACGACGCCTGGGAGGAGACGATGACGCGGCTCGACCAGTACGAGAAGCTGTACGAGGACGTACTGGCGATGCCGCCGCTGAAGGGCCGCAAGCCCGAACACGACAAGTTCCCCGGCGCACACACCACGACGACGGTCGAGACGCTGATGCCCGACGGCAAGTCCGTCCAGGCCGCGACCTCCCACTACCTCGGGACGAGCTTCGCCGAGGCCTTCGACATCACCTACGTCGACGAGGACGAAGAGGAGGAGACCGCTCACACCACGTCGTGGGGCCTCTCGTGGCGCGCGATGGGCGCACTCATCATGACCCACTCCGACGATCAGGGGCTGGTGCTCCCGCCGACGCTCGCGCCCAAGCAGGTCGTCGTCGTGCCGATCTGGCAGGAAGACACCAAAGACGAGGTGCTTGAGTACGCCGCCGACGTGGCCGCCGAACTCGACGAGGCGGGCGTTCGCGTCCACTTCGACGACCGCGACCACCGCAACCCCGGCTTCAAATACAACGACTGGGAGCTCAAGGGCGTGCCGCTGCGCGTCGAGATCGGCCCCAACGAGGTCGAAGACGAGGAACTCACCCTCTCGCATCGCCCCGACGGCGAGTCGATCACCGAGAGCCGCGACGGTCTCGAAACCACCGTTCGAGACCACCTCGACGAGGTCTTCGCGAAGCTGTACGCCAGCGCCGAGGAGACGCTGGAAGGCGAGATCCGCGAGGCAACGTCTCGCGAGGAGATTCTCGGCACGATCGGCCAGCACGGCGGCTACGTCAAGTGTGGCTGGTGTGGCGACGAGGACTGCGAAGAGCCTATCAAAGAGGCCATCGCCGCAGAGATCGTGATGGTCCCCCTCGACCGCGACGAGGAACCGATCCACGAGGAGTGTGCCATCTGCGGTGAGAACGCCGAGGAGACCGCCTACTTCGCGAAGTCGTACTAG